A stretch of Pelagicoccus enzymogenes DNA encodes these proteins:
- a CDS encoding rhamnogalacturonan lyase: MRKHLLSFTVLFLTLIAPSYSAPQMEKLDRGLVAIHKADGKVFLSWRLLGNEPADTAFNVYRNTIAHEQPTDWGAYASRRDRRDGIVKLNEQPIDGATLFVDDNPTLHRKTEYTVRPVRNGKEGAPSKPFTFEAGSSATPYFSVPLQTPEGYHANDASIGDLDGDGDFEIILKQERRAQDNSRRGITDPVFLQAYTLEGELLWQINLGINIRAGAHYTQFMVYDFDGDGKAELACKTGDGTTDGLGNVIGDADADYRNENGYIITGPEYLSVFDGQTGAVLDTVPYEPSRHPTIENPSPDEMKEIWGDGYGNRMDRFLAGVAYLDGKKPSLIMCRGYYTRTVVVAWDLQDGKLKRRWLFDSDATPENRPYRGQGDHSLSIADVDSDGKQEIVYGSMVLDDDGTGLYSTGWGHGDALHVSDLVPSNPGLEVFNIQERFDDQGMNMRDAATGRPIFTVPSVKAADSGGDKGEGPGRGNSVNIDPTYPGAESWAAGAGMTKVFSAAGEWIYDKPQGLPTNFAIWWDGDLQRELLDQNFILKFNPETTALDTLLIAHACTSNNGTKATPAISGDIWGDWREEVIWRTRDSSELRIFTTTIPTEHRMPTLLHDPQYRVALAWQNVAYNQPPHPSFYLGDEAPLPTRPQAAVVDR, from the coding sequence ATGCGCAAACATCTACTCTCGTTCACAGTCCTTTTCCTCACGCTGATCGCCCCTTCCTATTCCGCTCCGCAAATGGAGAAACTCGATCGCGGACTCGTCGCGATTCACAAAGCCGACGGCAAGGTCTTCCTCAGCTGGCGCCTGCTCGGTAACGAGCCCGCGGATACGGCATTCAACGTTTACCGTAACACGATCGCTCACGAGCAACCCACCGACTGGGGAGCTTACGCGTCGCGCCGCGACCGGCGCGACGGCATCGTCAAGCTGAACGAGCAGCCGATCGATGGAGCGACCCTCTTCGTCGACGACAATCCGACCTTGCATCGTAAAACTGAATACACGGTTCGCCCTGTTAGAAACGGCAAGGAAGGAGCCCCTAGCAAGCCATTCACCTTCGAAGCCGGATCAAGCGCTACCCCCTATTTTAGCGTGCCGCTTCAAACTCCCGAGGGCTACCACGCCAACGACGCCTCCATCGGCGACCTCGATGGAGACGGCGACTTCGAGATCATCCTCAAGCAAGAGCGCCGCGCCCAAGACAACTCGCGCAGAGGCATAACCGATCCCGTATTCCTCCAGGCATACACCCTCGAGGGAGAGCTATTGTGGCAAATCAACCTCGGAATAAACATTCGAGCAGGAGCCCACTACACCCAATTCATGGTCTACGATTTCGACGGAGACGGAAAGGCCGAGCTTGCTTGCAAGACTGGGGACGGCACCACCGACGGGCTTGGCAACGTCATCGGCGATGCGGATGCAGACTACCGTAACGAAAACGGATATATCATTACAGGCCCAGAGTACTTGAGCGTGTTCGACGGTCAAACCGGCGCCGTTCTCGATACCGTCCCCTATGAGCCATCGCGCCACCCCACCATCGAAAATCCGTCTCCCGACGAAATGAAAGAGATCTGGGGCGACGGATACGGAAATCGCATGGACCGCTTCCTCGCTGGCGTCGCTTACCTCGACGGCAAAAAACCGAGCCTCATCATGTGCCGCGGCTACTACACGCGCACTGTCGTCGTGGCCTGGGACCTGCAAGACGGCAAATTGAAGCGGCGTTGGCTTTTCGATAGCGACGCCACTCCAGAAAACCGCCCCTACCGCGGCCAAGGAGACCATAGCCTTTCCATCGCCGACGTGGACTCCGACGGCAAACAGGAAATCGTCTACGGCTCGATGGTGCTCGATGACGACGGAACCGGACTCTACTCGACCGGCTGGGGGCATGGCGACGCATTGCACGTGAGCGATTTGGTGCCAAGCAACCCGGGACTGGAGGTTTTCAACATTCAAGAACGCTTCGACGACCAGGGTATGAACATGCGCGATGCCGCCACCGGAAGGCCTATCTTTACGGTGCCCTCCGTCAAAGCTGCCGACTCAGGAGGAGACAAAGGCGAAGGTCCCGGACGCGGAAACTCCGTGAACATCGACCCCACCTACCCGGGAGCCGAAAGCTGGGCAGCCGGAGCAGGTATGACAAAGGTCTTCAGCGCCGCGGGAGAATGGATCTACGACAAGCCGCAAGGCCTGCCTACTAACTTCGCGATCTGGTGGGACGGAGACCTGCAGCGCGAGCTGCTCGACCAAAACTTCATCTTGAAATTCAATCCGGAAACAACCGCCCTCGATACCTTGCTCATCGCCCACGCTTGCACCTCGAACAACGGCACCAAGGCAACCCCCGCTATCAGCGGAGACATCTGGGGAGATTGGCGCGAAGAGGTCATCTGGCGAACTCGCGACAGTTCGGAATTGCGGATCTTCACCACCACCATCCCAACCGAACACCGCATGCCAACCTTGCTGCACGATCCGCAATACAGAGTCGCGCTCGCTTGGCAGAACGTAGCGTACAACCAACCCCCTCACCCCAGCTTCTATCTGGGCGACGAAGCTCCGTTGCCGACCCGCCCCCAAGCGGCAGTGGTCGACAGGTAA
- a CDS encoding glycosyl hydrolase, with amino-acid sequence MPQENITPGFTFRSSISSGLKWLSLCAAGAALCGLSYAADWPEPTSTQKPWTRWWWHGSAVNKQEITRELEEFNRIGLGGVEITPIYGVQGLEALETQFLSDEWLELIEHACLEAQRLGMQVDIVPGTGWRLGHEFVPESERAVELKLHKTVTDGHVHYEIEPELSGERVKRPAPGGSGYTIDMLDRDAVANYLDRFHQTFFKKLSPNLVRAVFHDSWEYETDWSHRFEKELIERGRMTSPQMYSIFDTERSDIPQEDLERWRYDYRMTLEELLLENFSDTWGQKTHAYHLFTRNQAHGSIANLLDVYAKTDIPETEIFGDSQDFLMHKFSSSAAHVTGKKLVSAESYTWLSEHWTSDLAKIKQATDYLFLCGVNHLFYHGTAYSPENAEWPGWVFYASTQLNNRNPLWNHLPALNTYIARVQAELQSGHSYADVYVYSPIADPYSEVPGTKLRQNIDGKRWFKGTGLERTSQALWDAGVHFDFISDRQIQGLLLSTQTPPTIVLPSLKRIPLHTAKALDQLARQGVPILSVENPSDWIVPGYKEHEQRQAQLDALVKAALQSGRFVRGTVQDIAELAPDTWQANSSFRCIRRIHEDGTQSYFIVNRSADSETATLSLPTTADTVRRLDPWTGETGAVSVEDGALALSLAPYQSTIIKVAPKSPAVSRFPEPAAITTNTIELQSKWRLSFLEGGPTLPAARTLEKLLPITELGNPDLQNFAGLLAYENSFRLSKPQADKAIAIDLGELSSSAQLFVNDTLVGTSIQAPHLLSIPASALKSGKNEIRVEVATLATNRIRHLDRTETPWRIFKDINLVNIDYRAFDASDWEIDAFGLIGPVVLSQ; translated from the coding sequence ATGCCCCAAGAAAACATTACCCCAGGTTTCACCTTTCGTAGTTCAATATCCTCAGGCCTGAAATGGCTTTCCCTCTGCGCAGCAGGCGCGGCTCTTTGCGGGCTATCGTACGCCGCAGATTGGCCCGAGCCCACTTCAACCCAGAAGCCATGGACCCGCTGGTGGTGGCATGGCTCGGCCGTCAACAAGCAGGAGATCACGCGAGAGCTGGAGGAATTTAATCGCATCGGTCTCGGCGGCGTGGAAATCACTCCCATCTACGGGGTGCAAGGGCTCGAAGCGCTGGAAACCCAATTTCTCAGCGACGAATGGCTGGAGCTCATAGAACACGCTTGCCTGGAAGCCCAACGCCTCGGCATGCAGGTGGATATCGTTCCCGGAACCGGCTGGCGCCTTGGCCACGAATTCGTGCCCGAGAGCGAGCGAGCGGTAGAACTCAAGCTGCACAAGACCGTCACCGACGGGCACGTTCACTACGAAATCGAGCCGGAACTGAGCGGCGAGCGCGTAAAGCGTCCCGCCCCGGGCGGATCGGGCTACACCATCGACATGCTGGACCGCGACGCGGTCGCCAACTACCTCGACCGCTTCCACCAAACCTTCTTCAAGAAGCTCTCTCCCAATCTCGTGCGGGCCGTCTTCCACGACTCCTGGGAATACGAAACGGACTGGTCCCACCGCTTCGAAAAGGAGCTGATCGAGCGCGGCCGCATGACCTCGCCCCAAATGTATTCAATATTCGATACGGAGCGCAGCGACATCCCGCAAGAAGACCTCGAGCGCTGGCGCTACGACTATCGCATGACGTTGGAAGAGCTGCTGCTGGAGAACTTCAGCGACACATGGGGGCAGAAGACGCATGCCTACCACCTCTTTACCCGCAACCAGGCCCACGGATCCATCGCCAACCTTCTAGACGTCTACGCCAAGACGGACATCCCGGAAACGGAAATCTTCGGCGACAGCCAAGACTTCCTCATGCACAAGTTCTCCTCTTCGGCGGCTCACGTCACCGGCAAGAAGCTTGTATCCGCCGAGAGCTACACTTGGCTTTCCGAACATTGGACCAGCGACCTGGCCAAGATCAAGCAAGCCACCGACTACCTCTTCCTGTGCGGGGTCAACCACCTGTTCTACCACGGCACCGCCTATTCGCCTGAAAACGCCGAATGGCCAGGCTGGGTCTTTTACGCCTCCACCCAGCTCAACAACCGCAATCCGCTCTGGAACCACTTGCCAGCCTTGAACACCTACATCGCCCGCGTGCAAGCCGAGCTCCAATCCGGACACTCCTACGCCGACGTCTACGTCTATTCCCCAATCGCCGATCCCTACTCGGAAGTCCCCGGCACCAAGCTCCGCCAAAACATCGACGGCAAACGTTGGTTCAAAGGCACGGGCTTGGAGCGCACCTCCCAAGCGCTCTGGGACGCCGGAGTCCACTTCGACTTCATCTCAGATCGCCAGATCCAAGGCTTGCTGCTCAGCACCCAAACACCGCCCACCATCGTCCTTCCTTCCCTCAAGCGCATTCCCCTCCACACCGCCAAGGCCCTCGACCAGCTGGCCCGCCAAGGCGTACCGATCCTTTCCGTGGAAAATCCTAGCGACTGGATCGTTCCGGGATACAAGGAGCACGAGCAACGCCAGGCCCAGCTAGACGCCTTGGTAAAGGCAGCCCTGCAAAGCGGTCGTTTCGTGAGAGGCACGGTTCAAGACATCGCCGAGCTCGCCCCCGACACCTGGCAAGCGAACAGCTCCTTTCGCTGCATTCGGCGTATCCACGAAGATGGCACGCAGAGCTACTTCATCGTAAACCGCAGCGCCGATAGCGAGACCGCCACCCTCTCATTGCCAACGACGGCCGACACCGTCCGTCGTCTCGATCCTTGGACAGGCGAAACAGGCGCCGTAAGCGTCGAAGATGGGGCTCTAGCCCTAAGCTTGGCGCCCTACCAATCAACGATCATCAAAGTGGCCCCCAAGTCACCAGCGGTCTCTCGATTCCCGGAACCCGCCGCGATCACCACGAACACCATCGAGCTGCAGAGCAAGTGGCGCCTCAGCTTCCTCGAAGGCGGACCAACGCTTCCCGCGGCCCGCACTCTTGAAAAACTCCTTCCGATCACCGAACTCGGCAATCCCGACCTGCAAAACTTCGCAGGATTGCTGGCTTACGAAAACAGCTTCCGGCTCAGCAAGCCCCAAGCGGACAAGGCGATCGCCATCGACCTAGGCGAACTGAGCAGCAGCGCCCAACTGTTCGTCAACGACACACTGGTCGGCACCAGCATCCAAGCCCCTCACCTTCTCAGCATCCCGGCGAGCGCACTCAAGTCCGGCAAGAACGAGATTCGCGTCGAAGTAGCCACCCTCGCCACCAACCGCATCCGGCACCTCGACCGCACCGAGACGCCGTGGCGCATCTTCAAGGACATCAACTTGGTCAACATCGACTATCGCGCCTTCGACGCATCCGATTGGGAAATCGACGCATTCGGCTTGATCGGACCAGTCGTACTATCCCAGTAG